From Staphylococcus sp. M0911, a single genomic window includes:
- a CDS encoding PP2C family protein-serine/threonine phosphatase — MEEFKKDYKKLIDESLSTNNKTQLIKKCEEFTNEVIKKDILPEDIVEIHKNYISSLNVTDHEALDTLDVLQEVVKGFGYSYRDYQKLVNKLQYHDKEIDLASRLQQTMLKTDIPQFDSIQIGVISVAAQKVSGDYFNLIDHNDGTMSFAVADVIGKGIPAALAMSMIKFGMDSYGHSQLPSEGLKRLNRVVEKNVNQNMFVTMFYGLYEEMNHLLYCSSAGHEPGYVYRAETEEFQEIEVRGRVLGVNQQTRYSQQEIPIYIDDLVIIFTDGVTEARNKEGEFIQKDTLLNLIKKYKHMHPQDIVQIIYEAILKVQNPNKKDDMTILIIKRVN; from the coding sequence GTGGAAGAATTTAAAAAAGATTATAAAAAATTGATTGATGAAAGTTTAAGCACGAATAATAAAACTCAATTAATAAAAAAGTGTGAAGAGTTTACTAATGAAGTTATAAAAAAGGACATTTTGCCAGAAGATATTGTTGAAATACATAAAAATTATATATCTTCATTAAACGTTACTGATCACGAAGCGCTTGATACTTTAGATGTCCTTCAAGAAGTAGTTAAAGGATTTGGTTACAGTTATAGAGATTATCAAAAATTAGTAAACAAACTTCAATACCACGATAAAGAAATAGATCTAGCTTCTAGACTTCAACAAACTATGTTGAAAACAGATATTCCTCAATTCGATAGTATTCAAATTGGTGTAATATCAGTTGCAGCTCAAAAGGTAAGTGGAGATTATTTTAACTTAATAGATCACAATGATGGTACTATGAGTTTTGCAGTTGCAGATGTCATTGGAAAAGGTATACCGGCTGCTTTAGCAATGAGTATGATAAAGTTCGGTATGGACTCATATGGACATTCTCAATTGCCAAGTGAAGGGTTAAAGAGGCTCAATAGAGTTGTCGAAAAAAACGTCAACCAAAATATGTTTGTTACAATGTTCTATGGTTTGTATGAAGAAATGAACCATTTATTATATTGCAGTTCAGCTGGTCATGAACCAGGTTATGTATATAGAGCCGAAACTGAAGAGTTTCAAGAAATTGAAGTAAGAGGCCGTGTTTTAGGTGTTAATCAACAAACTAGATATAGTCAGCAGGAAATACCAATCTATATTGATGATTTGGTGATTATATTTACTGATGGAGTCACAGAAGCAAGAAATAAAGAAGGCGAATTCATCCAGAAAGATACTTTATTAAATTTAATCAAGAAATATAAACATATGCACCCTCAAGATATTGTTCAAATTATTTATGAAGCAATATTAAAAGTACAAAATCCTAATAAAAAAGATGATATGACTATTTTAATTATTAAAAGAGTAAATTAA
- the murF gene encoding UDP-N-acetylmuramoyl-tripeptide--D-alanyl-D-alanine ligase, which yields MINVTLKQIKAWIDCEIDEQYLHQSIQGVTIDSRAIKKDMLFIPFKGENGDGHRFVEQALKDGAGASFYQKDVSLPKDIEGPIIWVDDTLQALQDLAKAYLKYVNPKVIAVTGSNGKTTTKDMIESVLNTEFNVKKTQGNYNNEIGMPLTILDLDKNTDISILEMGMSGFHEIELLSTIAEPDIAVITNIGESHMQDLGSREGIAQAKSEITIGLKSNGTFIYDGDEPLLKPHVEQIKEAKCISIGLEQGNSLVCSVNDQVETEGIAFTINHQQEYELPILGIHNMKNAAIAIAVGQELGLSYKTIQHNIKRVKLTGMRMERHETEQQVTVINDAYNASPTSMKAAIDTLSNMNGRKIIVLGDVLELGDNSQRMHEEVGTYLQNKHIDQLITFGSEATFIHNTGKSYVDEAHHFNDKEKLISYMTHIVQPDDNVLIKGSRGMKLEEVVDALIK from the coding sequence ATGATTAACGTAACATTAAAACAAATTAAAGCATGGATTGATTGTGAAATAGATGAGCAATATCTTCATCAATCAATTCAAGGTGTCACAATTGATTCCAGAGCGATAAAAAAAGACATGTTATTTATACCTTTTAAAGGTGAAAACGGTGACGGTCATCGTTTCGTTGAACAAGCACTCAAAGATGGAGCAGGTGCATCATTTTATCAAAAAGATGTATCACTGCCCAAGGATATCGAAGGACCTATTATATGGGTAGACGATACGTTGCAAGCATTACAAGATTTAGCTAAAGCATATTTAAAATATGTTAATCCAAAGGTCATTGCTGTGACAGGTTCCAATGGTAAAACAACAACTAAAGATATGATTGAAAGTGTACTTAATACAGAGTTTAATGTGAAAAAGACACAAGGTAACTACAATAATGAGATTGGTATGCCTTTAACTATTTTAGATTTAGATAAAAACACTGATATTTCTATTTTAGAAATGGGAATGTCAGGATTCCATGAAATTGAATTATTATCTACTATTGCTGAACCAGACATTGCTGTAATTACTAATATTGGTGAGTCACATATGCAAGATTTAGGTTCACGTGAAGGCATTGCTCAAGCTAAATCAGAAATAACAATTGGCTTAAAATCAAATGGTACATTTATCTATGATGGTGATGAACCTTTGTTAAAACCGCATGTCGAACAAATTAAAGAAGCTAAATGTATTAGCATTGGGTTAGAACAAGGCAATTCATTAGTATGTAGTGTAAATGATCAAGTTGAAACAGAAGGCATTGCATTTACAATTAATCATCAACAAGAATATGAATTACCTATATTAGGTATTCATAATATGAAAAATGCTGCTATTGCCATTGCAGTAGGGCAAGAATTAGGACTTTCGTATAAAACAATTCAACACAATATCAAACGTGTTAAATTAACAGGCATGAGAATGGAACGTCATGAAACAGAACAACAAGTTACTGTCATTAATGATGCATATAATGCAAGTCCAACAAGTATGAAAGCTGCTATAGATACGTTAAGTAACATGAATGGACGAAAGATTATTGTGCTTGGTGATGTTCTTGAATTAGGTGACAATAGTCAACGTATGCATGAAGAAGTCGGAACTTATTTACAGAATAAACACATCGATCAATTAATTACATTTGGTAGTGAAGCAACATTTATACACAATACAGGTAAGTCATATGTTGATGAAGCACATCATTTTAATGATAAAGAAAAACTTATTTCTTATATGACACATATCGTTCAACCAGATGATAACGTATTAATTAAAGGTTCAAGAGGTATGAAATTAGAAGAAGTAGTAGATGCATTAATTAAATAA
- the acpS gene encoding holo-ACP synthase, whose amino-acid sequence MIYGIGLDLIEIERIENVYNKQKQKFVERILSKEEQIKFNSFSQQKRKIEYLAGRFATKEAFSKALGTGLGKTIAFHDINCYNDHLGKPCIDYSGFRVHVSITHTENYAMSQVLLEKQDDNHDV is encoded by the coding sequence ATGATATATGGTATTGGATTAGATTTAATAGAAATTGAGAGAATAGAAAATGTTTATAATAAGCAAAAGCAAAAGTTTGTTGAACGAATTCTATCTAAAGAAGAGCAAATCAAATTTAATAGTTTTTCACAACAAAAAAGAAAAATTGAATATCTTGCGGGAAGATTTGCTACTAAAGAAGCGTTTAGTAAAGCTTTAGGAACTGGATTAGGGAAAACAATAGCATTTCATGATATCAACTGCTATAACGATCATCTAGGCAAACCATGCATAGACTATAGTGGTTTTCGAGTTCATGTGAGTATTACCCACACTGAAAATTACGCGATGAGTCAAGTTCTTTTAGAGAAACAAGATGATAATCATGATGTGTGA
- the rsbW gene encoding anti-sigma B factor RsbW codes for MQSKQDYIEMRLPASAEYVSLIRLTLSGVFTRAGASYDDIEDSKIAVSEAVTNAVKHAYKHNPETGMINLCFEVFEDKIKIVISDQGESFDYETTKSNLGPYNDNENIDFLREGGLGLFLIESLMDEVTVYKESGVTISMIKYIKKEQVRNNDERVEIS; via the coding sequence ATGCAATCTAAACAAGATTATATTGAAATGCGGTTACCAGCTTCTGCCGAATATGTAAGTCTAATTAGATTAACATTATCTGGAGTGTTTACTAGAGCAGGTGCATCATATGATGATATAGAAGATTCAAAAATTGCTGTAAGTGAAGCAGTTACGAATGCAGTCAAACATGCATATAAACATAATCCCGAAACAGGCATGATTAATTTGTGCTTTGAAGTCTTTGAAGATAAAATTAAGATTGTGATTTCAGATCAAGGTGAAAGCTTTGATTATGAGACAACTAAATCTAATTTAGGGCCTTATAATGATAACGAAAATATAGATTTCTTACGTGAGGGTGGATTAGGATTATTCTTAATCGAGTCACTAATGGATGAAGTAACTGTTTACAAAGAGTCTGGTGTTACTATAAGTATGATTAAGTATATAAAAAAAGAGCAGGTGCGAAATAATGACGAAAGAGTCGAAATCAGTTAA
- the alr gene encoding alanine racemase: MSEKFYRSTYLNIDLNAILSNYQTFDKLHANKTVISVIKANGYGLGSVRIAQHLMENGASFFAVATLDEAIELRMHGIKAKILILGVIPPKDINKAIQHRVALTVPSKSWLKESIKNISDENEKALWLHLKLDTGMGRLGMKDVEEYKEVVDIISKYDQLVFEGVYTHFACADEPGDDMATQYQKFKELVEQVEKPHYIHTQNSAGSLLMDGQFCNAIRLGISLYGYYPSEYVKENVKVHLKPSAQLVSEIVQTKTLNVGDSVSYGSTYTATEPTRIAVLPIGYADGYLRSMQGSYVNVNGQQCEVIGRVCMDQTMVKIPDTVKVGDKVILLDNHVDTEQSVEALAKQQNTINYEVLCNLSRRLPRIYHIEDNTEISNELLK, encoded by the coding sequence ATGTCAGAAAAATTTTACAGATCGACGTATTTAAATATAGATTTGAATGCTATCTTATCTAATTATCAAACTTTTGATAAATTGCATGCTAATAAGACTGTTATATCAGTCATTAAAGCCAATGGATATGGTTTAGGTAGTGTTAGAATTGCACAACACTTAATGGAAAATGGTGCTTCATTTTTTGCAGTTGCAACATTAGACGAAGCAATAGAATTACGTATGCATGGCATTAAAGCTAAAATTTTAATTTTAGGAGTAATTCCGCCTAAAGATATTAATAAAGCTATCCAACACCGTGTCGCATTGACAGTCCCTTCAAAATCTTGGTTAAAAGAATCCATTAAGAACATATCAGATGAAAATGAGAAAGCACTTTGGTTACATTTAAAACTTGATACAGGTATGGGTAGACTAGGTATGAAAGATGTTGAAGAATACAAAGAAGTTGTAGATATTATTAGTAAATATGACCAACTTGTATTTGAAGGTGTATATACTCATTTTGCATGTGCTGATGAACCTGGAGACGATATGGCTACACAATATCAAAAATTCAAAGAACTTGTAGAACAAGTAGAAAAACCACATTATATACACACACAAAATTCAGCAGGTTCTCTATTAATGGATGGTCAGTTCTGTAATGCGATTCGTTTAGGTATATCACTATACGGATATTATCCTTCTGAATATGTGAAAGAAAACGTTAAAGTACATTTGAAACCAAGTGCACAATTAGTGAGTGAAATTGTACAAACAAAAACATTGAATGTTGGTGATTCTGTAAGTTATGGCAGTACTTATACTGCAACGGAACCAACGAGAATAGCTGTATTACCAATTGGCTATGCAGATGGTTATTTACGTTCTATGCAAGGGTCATATGTCAATGTGAACGGTCAACAATGCGAAGTAATAGGAAGAGTATGTATGGATCAAACGATGGTCAAAATTCCAGATACAGTAAAAGTCGGAGATAAAGTAATTCTGTTAGATAACCATGTAGATACAGAACAATCTGTTGAAGCATTAGCTAAGCAGCAAAATACAATAAATTATGAAGTTCTATGCAATTTATCAAGACGATTACCACGCATTTATCACATAGAAGATAATACAGAGATATCTAATGAATTATTAAAATAA
- a CDS encoding PH domain-containing protein has protein sequence MDNTFHKSPRNTLTYYFLTSGLNLIIEIIIFTILFYLWNQFNWWHFIIYIYFLLWGISLIRFFYVPIVNYHFLYYRIHHNILEVKSTFFFKRQDITKVERLQFLQIRTNPLAKLFKINEISFVSAGHSIELPFVSEKEAEYIEDQIFSQLRGAEYDV, from the coding sequence ATGGATAATACATTTCATAAAAGTCCCAGAAATACATTGACATACTATTTTTTAACTTCAGGGCTTAACTTGATTATTGAAATTATTATTTTTACAATTCTATTTTATTTATGGAATCAATTTAATTGGTGGCACTTTATCATATACATATATTTTCTTTTATGGGGGATAAGTTTAATTAGATTCTTTTACGTTCCTATTGTAAATTATCACTTTTTATATTATCGAATTCATCATAATATTTTAGAGGTGAAGTCTACTTTTTTCTTTAAACGTCAAGACATCACTAAAGTAGAAAGACTTCAATTTTTACAAATTAGAACTAACCCACTAGCTAAATTATTTAAAATTAATGAAATTTCATTTGTTTCTGCAGGTCATTCGATTGAATTACCATTTGTTTCTGAAAAGGAAGCAGAATATATAGAAGATCAAATTTTTAGTCAATTGAGGGGAGCTGAATATGATGTTTAG
- a CDS encoding type II toxin-antitoxin system PemK/MazF family toxin, whose translation MIRRGDVYLADLSPVQGSEQGGVRPVVIIQNDTGNKYSPTVIVAAITGRINKAKIPTHVEIEKKKYKLDKDSVILLEQIRTLDKNRLKEKLTYLSDNKMKEVDYALDISLGLHNFNHSKT comes from the coding sequence ATGATTAGAAGAGGAGACGTTTATCTAGCGGATTTATCGCCTGTTCAAGGGTCAGAACAAGGGGGAGTGAGACCCGTAGTCATTATTCAGAATGACACAGGTAATAAATATAGTCCCACTGTAATTGTAGCTGCAATTACTGGAAGGATTAATAAAGCTAAGATACCTACACATGTTGAGATTGAAAAGAAAAAGTACAAACTTGATAAGGATTCAGTCATTTTACTAGAACAAATTCGTACTTTAGATAAAAATCGTTTGAAAGAAAAACTCACATATTTGTCTGATAACAAAATGAAAGAAGTAGATTACGCCCTAGACATCAGTCTAGGTTTACATAATTTCAATCATTCTAAGACATAA
- a CDS encoding DEAD/DEAH box helicase, which translates to MQNFKELGISDKTVQTLESMGFKEPTPIQKDSIPYALEGHDILGQAQTGTGKTGAFGIPLIEKVVGEQGVQSLILAPTRELAMQVAEQLKVFSKGQNVQVVTVFGGMPIERQIKALKKGPQIVVGTPGRVIDHLNRRTLKTNDIHTLILDEADEMMNMGFIDDMRFIMDKIPAEQRQMMLFSATMPKAIQTLVQQFMKTPKIIKTMNNEMSDPQIDEYYTIVKELEKFDTFTNFLDVHQPELAIVFGRTKRRVDELTSALLSKGYKAEGLHGDITQAKRLEVLKKFKNDQIDILVATDVAARGLDISGVSHVYNFDIPQDTESYTHRIGRTGRAGKEGIAVTFVNPIEMDYIRQIEDANNRRMTALRPPHRKEVLKAREDDIKEKVQNWMSKDNEPRLQRISTELLEEYNDVELVASLLQELVEANDEVEVQLTFEKPLSRKGRNSKGNNNSRRGNNKRGGGKFDNKNRRSSKGFASKKNGNKKFDRKDKSSQGSNKTMKGRTFADHQK; encoded by the coding sequence TTGCAAAATTTTAAAGAACTAGGGATTTCGGATAAAACGGTTCAAACACTTGAATCTATGGGGTTTAAAGAGCCAACTCCTATCCAAAAAGATAGTATCCCTTATGCGTTAGAAGGACATGACATCCTTGGACAAGCTCAAACAGGTACTGGTAAAACGGGTGCGTTTGGTATACCTTTAATTGAAAAGGTTGTTGGAGAACAAGGTGTTCAATCGTTAATTCTAGCGCCTACTAGAGAATTAGCTATGCAAGTTGCAGAGCAATTAAAAGTATTTAGTAAAGGTCAAAACGTACAAGTTGTTACGGTATTTGGTGGTATGCCAATCGAGCGCCAAATTAAAGCCTTGAAAAAAGGACCACAAATCGTAGTAGGTACACCAGGACGTGTCATTGACCATTTAAATAGACGTACATTAAAAACTAACGATATTCACACACTTATCTTAGATGAAGCGGATGAAATGATGAACATGGGATTCATCGATGATATGAGATTCATCATGGATAAAATCCCGGCTGAACAACGTCAAATGATGCTTTTCTCAGCTACTATGCCAAAAGCTATTCAAACGTTAGTACAACAATTCATGAAAACACCAAAAATTATTAAAACAATGAATAATGAAATGTCTGATCCACAAATCGACGAATATTATACAATTGTTAAAGAATTAGAAAAGTTCGATACTTTCACTAATTTCTTAGATGTACATCAACCAGAACTAGCTATTGTGTTCGGTCGTACAAAACGTCGTGTAGATGAGTTAACAAGCGCGTTACTTTCTAAAGGTTATAAAGCTGAAGGTTTACATGGTGACATTACGCAAGCTAAACGTTTAGAAGTATTGAAAAAGTTCAAAAATGATCAAATTGACATTCTTGTAGCAACTGACGTAGCGGCACGTGGTTTAGATATCTCTGGCGTTAGTCATGTTTATAACTTTGATATCCCTCAAGATACTGAAAGTTACACGCATAGAATCGGACGTACTGGTCGTGCTGGTAAAGAAGGTATCGCTGTTACTTTTGTAAATCCAATCGAAATGGATTATATTCGTCAAATCGAAGATGCTAACAATAGAAGAATGACTGCTTTAAGACCACCTCATCGTAAAGAAGTATTGAAAGCACGTGAAGACGATATTAAAGAAAAAGTACAAAACTGGATGTCTAAAGACAATGAACCTCGTTTACAAAGAATTTCAACTGAACTACTTGAAGAGTACAATGATGTTGAGTTAGTTGCATCATTATTACAAGAGTTAGTTGAAGCTAATGATGAAGTTGAAGTTCAATTAACTTTTGAAAAACCACTTTCACGTAAAGGTCGTAATTCAAAAGGTAATAATAACTCTAGAAGAGGCAATAATAAACGCGGTGGCGGTAAATTTGATAACAAAAATAGACGTTCATCAAAAGGTTTTGCTTCTAAGAAAAACGGTAACAAAAAATTTGACCGTAAAGATAAATCATCTCAAGGGTCAAACAAGACAATGAAAGGTCGCACATTTGCTGACCATCAGAAATAA
- a CDS encoding PH domain-containing protein, producing MSNYNYMDVNAKKSMVLANSILLIILFLILICILILNWKFLHLTDNWSIAIGGIILFIVCSITMLFVIPTFRYKNFRYKIKNNEIHVRKGIIFINTNIIPFFRIQNIDISEGFIMRKYQLATVTLSTAGGNSELLLINKEKAEEIKHLIKERRNSENLNQNDVKL from the coding sequence GTGTCGAATTATAATTATATGGATGTTAATGCTAAGAAATCTATGGTTTTAGCTAATTCTATTTTGTTGATCATACTTTTTCTTATTTTGATTTGTATTCTAATTCTAAATTGGAAATTTTTACACTTAACAGATAACTGGTCAATCGCTATTGGAGGTATAATACTCTTTATTGTATGCAGTATTACAATGTTATTCGTTATACCAACATTTAGATATAAGAATTTCAGATATAAAATAAAGAATAACGAGATACATGTGAGAAAAGGGATTATCTTTATTAATACTAATATTATACCGTTTTTTAGAATTCAAAATATTGATATAAGCGAAGGCTTTATTATGAGAAAATATCAACTAGCTACAGTCACTTTATCAACAGCAGGAGGTAACTCTGAATTATTACTTATAAACAAAGAAAAAGCTGAAGAAATCAAACATTTAATTAAAGAAAGACGAAATAGTGAAAATCTAAATCAAAATGATGTAAAATTATAA
- a CDS encoding PH domain-containing protein, with protein MFSPQKLHPISYISGLIEAFKQNIIVIIVFLVFNFKDFDFTNIREYIVPAVLFIFFLISFIGQILKVYQTRYWIENNHFILTTGIFNKERKELDISRIQSVDTSQSMINQIVGGVQLQIKTPSDGIELSTISKSQSIELEHTIKNIQTQLDNSQIEIETNDFHNTKENNELHKKESFNEVPKKRRVFKLSIRDLILMSLTSGAIGIAIATISPIIGSVSNIIPWKSITEEMTHLANAIVLIVSIIIGVILVASYIIGAIINFIKYFGYTLTQENHQLKIQYGLFTKKNVTVPTERIQAVVEHQSYIRKLFGFTAIHVLITSDFEEKMEDDSTVGGNIMIIPFIKRKEAYRIIKALIPEMEFKPAHIGMPWRGFHRHFLIPSLVLILIGIIGLYYWSAWALFIVCIMILALIIEALIYIHLSGFQLENDEMTVQKVNLFSIKRYYLKYDKIIGMEIKTHPFLIRNHLGNFNFLISKGASNQTIGLKFSDEKSIETLKTWYVGGDQRVEL; from the coding sequence ATGTTTAGCCCACAAAAATTACACCCTATTTCTTATATATCAGGCTTAATTGAAGCGTTCAAACAAAATATTATTGTAATTATTGTATTTTTAGTTTTTAACTTTAAAGACTTTGATTTTACTAATATTCGTGAGTATATTGTACCGGCAGTGTTGTTTATATTTTTCTTAATATCGTTTATTGGACAAATATTGAAAGTGTATCAGACAAGATATTGGATTGAAAACAACCACTTTATATTAACAACGGGCATATTCAACAAAGAACGTAAAGAGTTAGATATCAGTCGTATTCAATCTGTAGACACTTCACAAAGTATGATTAATCAAATAGTAGGTGGTGTGCAATTACAAATAAAAACACCAAGTGATGGTATAGAATTATCAACTATATCCAAATCACAAAGTATTGAATTAGAACATACAATCAAAAATATTCAAACTCAGTTAGATAATTCTCAGATTGAAATAGAAACAAATGATTTTCATAATACTAAAGAGAATAATGAATTACATAAGAAAGAATCATTTAATGAGGTACCCAAAAAACGTCGTGTATTTAAGTTATCAATCAGAGATTTAATTTTAATGTCATTAACAAGTGGTGCTATAGGAATCGCAATAGCAACTATTTCACCTATCATAGGTAGTGTGTCCAATATCATTCCGTGGAAAAGTATTACTGAAGAAATGACTCATTTGGCTAATGCCATTGTATTAATCGTAAGTATCATCATTGGAGTGATATTAGTTGCGAGTTATATTATAGGTGCAATTATCAATTTCATTAAATATTTCGGATATACACTAACACAAGAAAATCATCAATTGAAAATTCAATATGGTTTGTTTACTAAAAAGAACGTTACCGTACCTACAGAGCGTATTCAAGCAGTTGTCGAACATCAATCATATATTAGAAAGTTATTCGGTTTTACAGCTATACACGTATTGATTACGAGTGATTTTGAAGAGAAGATGGAAGATGATTCAACTGTAGGTGGAAATATAATGATTATTCCATTCATAAAGCGTAAAGAGGCATATAGAATCATTAAGGCATTAATTCCAGAAATGGAGTTCAAGCCTGCTCATATCGGCATGCCTTGGAGAGGTTTTCATAGACATTTTTTAATCCCTTCGTTGGTATTAATCTTAATTGGTATTATAGGACTATATTATTGGTCAGCTTGGGCTTTATTTATAGTTTGTATAATGATTTTAGCACTAATTATTGAAGCATTAATTTATATTCATTTGTCTGGATTTCAACTTGAAAATGACGAAATGACAGTACAGAAAGTGAACTTGTTTAGTATTAAAAGATACTATTTAAAATACGATAAAATTATTGGAATGGAAATCAAAACTCATCCATTTTTAATAAGAAATCATTTAGGTAATTTCAACTTCTTAATTTCTAAAGGTGCTTCAAATCAAACAATTGGATTAAAATTCTCAGATGAAAAATCAATAGAAACCCTTAAAACATGGTATGTAGGAGGTGATCAACGTGTCGAATTATAA
- the sigB gene encoding RNA polymerase sigma factor SigB yields the protein MTKESKSVNDVSPEQINQWIKEHQEDQNSGAQDKLVRHYRKLIESLAYKYSKGQSHHEDLVQVGMVGLIGAINRFDLSFDRKFEAFLVPTVIGEIKRYLRDKTWSVHVPRRIKEIGPRIKKVSDELTNELERSPSISEIAARLEVTDEEVLEAMEMGQSYNALSVDHSIEADKDGSTVTLLDIMGQQDDNYDLTEKRMILERILPILSDREKEIIQCTFIEGLSQKETGERIGLSQMHVSRLQRTAIKKLQEAAKQ from the coding sequence ATGACGAAAGAGTCGAAATCAGTTAATGATGTATCACCTGAACAGATTAACCAATGGATTAAAGAACACCAAGAAGACCAAAATAGCGGAGCTCAAGATAAGTTAGTAAGGCACTATCGTAAACTAATTGAATCATTAGCTTATAAATATTCTAAAGGTCAATCACATCATGAAGATTTAGTTCAAGTGGGAATGGTTGGTTTAATAGGTGCTATAAATAGATTTGATTTGTCATTTGATCGAAAATTTGAAGCATTCCTAGTGCCAACTGTTATTGGTGAAATAAAAAGATATTTAAGAGACAAAACATGGAGTGTTCATGTACCTAGACGTATAAAAGAAATAGGTCCACGCATAAAGAAGGTAAGTGATGAACTTACAAATGAATTAGAACGTTCACCTTCAATAAGTGAAATTGCTGCTCGTTTGGAAGTTACAGATGAAGAAGTACTTGAAGCTATGGAAATGGGCCAAAGCTATAATGCATTAAGTGTAGACCATTCAATTGAAGCGGACAAAGACGGGTCTACAGTTACCTTATTAGATATTATGGGTCAACAAGATGATAATTATGATCTTACAGAAAAGCGCATGATACTTGAAAGAATTTTACCAATATTATCTGACAGAGAGAAAGAAATCATTCAGTGTACATTCATTGAAGGATTAAGTCAGAAAGAAACTGGTGAGCGTATAGGACTAAGCCAAATGCATGTGTCTAGATTACAGCGAACTGCAATTAAAAAGTTGCAAGAAGCAGCTAAACAATAA
- the mazE gene encoding type II toxin-antitoxin system antitoxin MazE: MLSFNQNRSYSLEQSLKEGYAQMADLNLSLATEAFPIECEACDCNETYLTSNAKNE, translated from the coding sequence ATGTTATCTTTTAATCAAAATAGAAGTTACAGTTTAGAGCAATCTTTAAAAGAAGGTTATGCACAAATGGCTGATTTAAATCTCTCCCTAGCAACCGAAGCTTTTCCTATTGAATGTGAAGCGTGCGATTGCAATGAAACATATTTAACTTCTAATGCTAAGAATGAATGA
- a CDS encoding anti-sigma factor antagonist, which translates to MNLNIETVTHDTYYEVKVGGELDVYTVPELEEVLVPMRQESTHDIHVNLANVSYMDSTGLGLFVGTLKALNQNGKDLYILGVSDRIGRLFDITGLKDLMHVNEGTEVE; encoded by the coding sequence ATGAATCTTAATATAGAGACTGTCACACATGATACATATTATGAAGTTAAAGTTGGCGGAGAATTAGACGTTTATACAGTACCTGAGTTAGAAGAAGTGTTAGTACCAATGAGACAGGAAAGTACACACGATATTCATGTAAATTTAGCAAATGTTAGTTATATGGACTCAACAGGTTTGGGTCTTTTTGTAGGCACACTTAAAGCATTAAATCAAAACGGTAAAGATTTATATATCTTAGGCGTTTCTGACCGTATAGGAAGATTGTTTGATATTACCGGATTAAAAGATTTAATGCATGTTAATGAAGGAACGGAGGTAGAGTAA